One Cololabis saira isolate AMF1-May2022 chromosome 18, fColSai1.1, whole genome shotgun sequence genomic region harbors:
- the col10a1b gene encoding collagen alpha-1(X) chain: MDLRVTSLLLILLALAEGTPYYSSKVSKAAYPVKSHAVAGQPGAQGPPGEPGPMGPAGPPGERGVGHQGARGPPGAPGAPGHSQAGKPGTPGAPGKSGASGIPGDRGAPGANGPMGPRGAPGTPGTPGPAGLSAVGKPGPGGFPGAVGPRGEPGLKGHPGVPGMPGPKGERGIGVPGVQGPSGPTGPMGPSGMPGTPGIGKPGATGFPGEPGKSGMPGRDGASGPMGMPGMKGHAGPPGVGAPGKPGQNGTPGMPGPMGPKGPQGPAGQPGSPGMPGVGKTGEHGIPGSRGAPGTPGTTGQKGEPGPTGYTGAPGGPGSIGPAGPQGARGFQGEPGPIGPKGDIGMVGAPGPRGAKGEQGAQGFGGKSGIPGAVGPPGLPGHHGAQGPKGSSGNPGSPGLPGANGAPGLKGHTGGPGAPGKSGESGRPGPMGPVGPTGATGAPGHKGHPGIPGPPGPAGMTAKGISGPHGAPGLPGERGQDGTPGPSGPPGPPGPPGQVVYHEKSMPIKSHEVVMPHEMMKAPMSAFSAVLTMAYPPAGAPIQFNQILYNGEQHYDAHSGVFTCQIPGLYFFSFHMHVNGANALVALYKNQEPVVFVYDEYNKGFLDQMSGSAVLMLHPGDRVFVQVPDEESNGIFAADNVHCVFSGFLIAST, translated from the exons ATGGACTTGAGGGTAACAAGCCTTCTTCTCATCCTCCTGGCTTTGGCCGAGGGAACCCCCTACTACTCTTCAAAGGTGTCCAAGGCTGCCTACCCCGTGAAAAGCCATG CTGTTGCGGGACAGCCAGGAGCTCAAGGTCCACCAGGTGAGCCAGGACCAATGGGACCAGCTGGGCCTCCTGGAGAGAGAGGTGTGGGACACCAAGGAGCAAGGGGTCCTCCAGGTGCTCCTGGAGCTCCCGGCCACTCTCAAGCAGGTAAACCTGGTACCCCAGGTGCCCCTGGAAAATCAGGTGCTTCTGGAATTCCTGGCGACAGAGGTGCACCCGGTGCAAATGGACCAATGGGACCCAGAGGTGCACCTGGTACACCAGGAACCCCTGGACCTGCTGGACTTTCTGCTGTTGGAAAACCTGGACCAGGTGGATTCCCTGGCGCAGTGGGTCCAAGAGGAGAGCCTGGTCTGAAGGGCCATCCTGGTGTCCCTGGTATGCCTGGCCccaagggagagagagggattgGAGTTCCTGGTGTCCAAGGACCATCAGGTCCAACTGGACCAATGGGCCCATCTGGTATGCCAGGCACTCCTGGAATTGGCAAGCCTGGTGCGACCGGATTCCCCGGAGAGCCCGGTAAGAGTGGTATGCCTGGAAGAGATGGAGCTTCTGGGCCAATGGGTATGCCAGGGATGAAGGGTCATGCTGGGCCTCCAGGAGTAGGAGCACCAGGGAAACCAGGCCAGAATGGTACCCCAGGAATGCCTGGACCTATGGGGCCAAAGGGTCCACAGGGTCCTGCTGGTCAGCCAGGCTCCCCAGGCATGCCAGGTGTTGGGAAAACAGGCGAGCATGGAATTCCAGGATCCAGAGGAGCTCCTGGTACTCCAGGAACAACTGGTCAGAAAGGCGAGCCAGGCCCAACTGGATATACTGGTGCCCCAGGTGGCCCAGGATCTATTGGCCCAGCTGGTCCACAGGGTGCAAGAGGTTTCCAGGGTGAGCCAGGCCCAATTGGACCCAAAGGTGACATTGGTATGGTTGGTGCACCAGGCCCAAGAGGTGCCAAAGGTGAACAAGGAGCTCAGGGCTTTGGTGGAAAGTCAGGTATCCCTGGGGCAGTAGGTCCCCCAGGTTTGCCAGGCCATCACGGTGCTCAAGGTCCAAAGGGATCATCAGGCAACCCTGGATCTCCAGGACTCCCTGGTGCAAATGGTGCCCCTGGACTAAAAGGACACACAGGTGGCCCCGGAGCACCAGGTAAAAGTGGTGAATCTGGAAGGCCAGGGCCCATGGGACCAGTTGGCCCCACAGGTGCAACAGGTGCCCCTGGACACAAGGGACATCCAGGTATCCCAGGCCCTCCTGGTCCAGCTGGCATGACAGCTAAGGGAATTAGTGGACCCCATGGTGCCCCTGGACTTCCAGGTGAGAGAGGTCAAGATGGTACTCCTGGCCCATCTGGTCCCCCTGGTCCTCCTGGTCCACCAGGACAGGTGGTCTACCACGAAAAGAGCATGCCAATCAAGTCTCACGAGGTTGTGATGCCTCATGAAATGATGAAGGCTCCCATGTCTGCCTTTAGTGCCGTGCTGACCATGGCCTACCCCCCAGCTGGAGCCCCTATTCAGTTCAACCAGATTCTGTACAATGGGGAGCAGCACTATGACGCGCACAGCGGCGTGTTTACATGCCAGATCCCAGGCCTTTACTTTTTCAGCTTCCACATGCATGTTAACGGTGCCAATGCGCTGGTGGCCCTCTACAAAAACCAGGAGccagttgtttttgtttatgatgAGTACAACAAGGGCTTCCTAGACCAGATGTCCGGCAGTGCCGTTCTTATGCTGCATCCAGGTGACAGAGTCTTCGTCCAGGTCCCAGATGAGGAGAGCAATGGTATATTTGCTGCAGACAATGTTCACTGTGTTTTCTCTGGGTTCCTAATCGCCTCAACGTGA